A stretch of Mus musculus strain C57BL/6J chromosome 19, GRCm38.p6 C57BL/6J DNA encodes these proteins:
- the Prdx5 gene encoding peroxiredoxin-5, mitochondrial isoform 1 precursor (isoform 1 precursor is encoded by transcript variant 1), protein MLQLGLRVLGCKASSVLRASTCLAGRAGRKEAGWECGGARSFSSSAVTMAPIKVGDAIPSVEVFEGEPGKKVNLAELFKGKKGVLFGVPGAFTPGCSKTHLPGFVEQAGALKAKGAQVVACLSVNDVFVIEEWGRAHQAEGKVRLLADPTGAFGKATDLLLDDSLVSLFGNRRLKRFSMVIDNGIVKALNVEPDGTGLTCSLAPNILSQL, encoded by the exons ATGCTACAGCTGGGGCTTCGAGTCCTGGGCTGCAAAGCCAGTTCTGTGCTCCGTGCATCGACGTGCTTGGCAGGCAGAGCAGGCCGGAAAGAAGCAGGTTGGGAGTGTGGCGGAGCCCGCAGCTTCAGCAGCTCCGCGGTGACCATGGCCCCGATCAAG gtgggagatgcCATTCCCTCAGTGGAGGTATTTGAAGGGGAACCGGGAAAGAAGGTGAACTTGGCAGAGCTGTTCAAGGGCAAGAAAGGTGTTTTGTTTGGAGTCCCTGGGGCATTTACACCTGGCTGTTCTAAG ACCCACCTGCCTGGGTTTGTGGAGCAAGCTGGAGCTCTGAAGGCCAAGGGAGCGCAGGTGGTGGCCTGTCTGAGCGTTAATGACGTCTTTGTGATTGAAGAGTGGGGTCGAGCCCACCAGGCAGAAGGCAAG GTTCGGCTCCTGGCTGACCCCACTGGAGCCTTTGGGAAG GCGACAGACTTATTATTGGATGATTCTTTGGTGTCTCTCTTTGGGAATCGTCGGCTGAAAAG GTTCTCCATGGTGATAGACAACGGCATAGTGAAGGCACTGAACGTGGAGCCAGATGGCACAGGCCTCACCTGCAGCCTGGCCCCCAACATCCTCTCTCAACTCTGA
- the Prdx5 gene encoding peroxiredoxin-5, mitochondrial isoform 2 precursor (isoform 2 precursor is encoded by transcript variant 2) — MLQLGLRVLGCKASSVLRASTCLAGRAGRKEAGWECGGARSFSSSAVTMAPIKVGDAIPSVEVFEGEPGKKVNLAELFKGKKGVLFGVPGAFTPGCSKTHLPGFVEQAGALKAKGAQVVACLSVNDVFVIEEWGRAHQAEGKVRLLADPTGAFGKTYYWMILWCLSLGIVG; from the exons ATGCTACAGCTGGGGCTTCGAGTCCTGGGCTGCAAAGCCAGTTCTGTGCTCCGTGCATCGACGTGCTTGGCAGGCAGAGCAGGCCGGAAAGAAGCAGGTTGGGAGTGTGGCGGAGCCCGCAGCTTCAGCAGCTCCGCGGTGACCATGGCCCCGATCAAG gtgggagatgcCATTCCCTCAGTGGAGGTATTTGAAGGGGAACCGGGAAAGAAGGTGAACTTGGCAGAGCTGTTCAAGGGCAAGAAAGGTGTTTTGTTTGGAGTCCCTGGGGCATTTACACCTGGCTGTTCTAAG ACCCACCTGCCTGGGTTTGTGGAGCAAGCTGGAGCTCTGAAGGCCAAGGGAGCGCAGGTGGTGGCCTGTCTGAGCGTTAATGACGTCTTTGTGATTGAAGAGTGGGGTCGAGCCCACCAGGCAGAAGGCAAG GTTCGGCTCCTGGCTGACCCCACTGGAGCCTTTGGGAAG ACTTATTATTGGATGATTCTTTGGTGTCTCTCTTTGGGAATCGTCGGCTGA
- the Trmt112 gene encoding multifunctional methyltransferase subunit TRM112-like protein: protein MKLLTHNLLSSHVRGVGTRGFPLRLQATEVRINPVEFNPEFVARMIPKVEWAALVQAADTLNLAEVPKEPTEGYEHDETFLRKMHHVLLEVDVLEGTLQCPESGRLFPISRGIPNMLLNDEETET, encoded by the exons atgaaactgctcacccaCAATCTCCTAAGCTCCCATGTGCGGGGCGTGGGCACGCGTGGCTTCCCGCTGCGCCTGCAG gccACTGAGGTCCGCATCAACCCCGTGGAGTTCAACCCGGAGTTCGTGGCGCGGATGATCCCCAAAGTGGAGTGGGCGGCGCTTGTGCAGGCAGCGGACACC TTAAACTTGGCCGAGGTACCCAAAGAGCCGACTGAAGGCTATGAGCACGACGAGACATTTTTGAGGAAGATGCACCACGTGTTGCTTGAG GTTGATGTACTGGAGGGCACCCTGCAATGCCCAGAATCTGGTCGTCTTTTCCCCATCAGCCGCGGGATCCCCAATATGCTGTTGAATGATGAGGAGACTGAGACGTAA
- the Esrra gene encoding steroid hormone receptor ERR1 isoform X3 has protein sequence MLKEGVRLDRVRGGRQKYKRRPEVDPLPFPGPFPAGPLAVAGGPRKTAPVNALVSHLLVVEPEKLYAMPDPASPDGHLPAVATLCDLFDREIVVTISWAKSIPGFSSLSLSDQMSVLQSVWMEVLVLGVAQRSLPLQDELAFAEDLVLDEEGARAAGLGDLGAALLQLVRRLQALRLEREEYVLLKALALANSDSVHIEDAEAVEQLREALHEALLEYEAGRAGPGGGAERRRAGRLLLTLPLLRQTAGKVLAHFYGVKLEGKVPMHKLFLEMLEAMMD, from the exons ATGCTCAAGGAGG GTGTGCGTCTGGACCGTGTCCGCGGCGGACGGCAGAAGTACAAACGGCGGCCAGAGGTGGACCCTTTGCCTTTCCCGGGCCCCTTCCCTGCTGGACCTCTGGCAGTAGCTGGAGGACCCAGGAAGACAG CCCCAGTGAACGCTCTGGTGTCGCATCTGCTGGTGGTTGAACCTGAGAAGCTGTACGCCATGCCTGACCCAGCAAGCCCCGATGGACACCTCCCCGCTGTGGCCACTCTCTGTGACCTTTTTGATCGAGAGATAGTGGTCACCATCAGCTGGGCCAAGAGCATCCCAG GCTTCTCCTCACTGTCACTGTCTGACCAGATGTCAGTACTGCAGAGTGTGTGGATGGAAGTGCTGGTGCTGGGTGTGGCCCAGCGCTCACTGCCACTGCAGGATGAGCTGGCCTTTGCTGAGGACCTGGTCCTAGATGAAGAGGGGGCACGGGCAGCTGGCCTGGGGGATCTGGGGGCAGCCCTGCTGCAGCTGGTTCGGCGACTGCAAGCTCTTCGGCTGGAGCGGGAGGAGTACGTCCTGCTGAAAGCTCTGGCCCTTGCCAATTCTG ACTCTGTGCACATTGAAGATGCTGAGGCTGTGGAGCAGCTGCGCGAAGCCCTGCATGAGGCCCTGCTGGAGTATGAAGCTGGCCGGGCTGGCCCTGGAGGGGGTGCTGAGCGGAGGCGTGCAGGCAGGCTGCTGCTTACGCTGCCACTCCTCCGCCAGACAGCAGGCAAAGTCCTGGCCCATTTCTATGGGGTGAAGCTGGAGGGCAAGGTGCCCATGCACAAGCTGTTTTTGGAAATGCTTGAGGCCATGATGGACTGA